GTCGGACATCGGCTCGTCCAGAAGCAGCACGTCGGGGTCCTGCACGAACGCGCCGCCGAGGGCGACGCGCTGTTGTTGGCCGCCGGAGAGTTCGGCGGGCATCTTCTCCAACTGCGCCTCGATTTGGAGGACTTCGGCGGCCTCGTCGATGCGCTCGTCGCGTTCGGCCTTCGGGACGCCGTGAATCTTCAGGCCGTAGCCGATGTTCTCGCGGACGGACATGTGCGGGTAGAGCGCGATGGACTGGAACACCATCGAGACGTTGCGCTCCTGCGGCGGGAGGTCGGTCACGTCCTCGTCGCCGAACGAGACGGTGCCCGAGGTGGGCGTCTCCAGCCCGGCCAACATGCGCAGGGTCGTCGTCTTCCCGCAGCCCGAGGGGCCGACGAAGGTCGTAAACGAGCCTTCGGGGATGTCGAGGCTGAGGTCGTCGACGGCGACGTGCGTGTTTCCGAGGGTGCGAAACTCCTTTCTGACGGTGTCGAGGTGGATGCTGGTTGCCATTATTCGAGGCCTCCAACGCTGAAGCCCTGGAGGAGGTATCGTTGCAGGAACAGTGCGATGAGGAACGGCGGAATCGAGATGAGAAGCGAGACGGCCATCGTCTCGCCCCAGCCGATGCTGACGCGGTCCAAGAACAGCGACGCGCCGACGGTGATGGTGTACATCTCGTCGCGGCTCATCACGACGCGCGCCATGGTGAAGTCGTTCCACGCGACGGCGAACGCGAAGATGGCCGCGGAGATGTAGCCGGGCCGGGCGACCGGCAGGACCACGTCTCTGACGGTGCGCCAGCGACTCGCGCCGCGGACCCACGCGGACTCTTCGAGCGCGATGGGGACGGTCTGGAAGTACTGCCACATCAGCCAGATGCAGAACGGCGCGGAGATGGCCGTCAGCGCGAGGGTGAGCGCGAAGTGGCTGTTGAGCAGGCCGAGCGTCGAGAAGACGACGTACAGCGGGATGGCGAGGACGATGGGGCTGAACATGTACGAGAACAGCACCGCCCGCGCCGCCAGCGACTTCCCGGTGAAGTCGAAGCGCGTCAGGCCGTAGCCCGCCGCGACCGCGATAGTCGTCGAGAGGACGGTCGACCCGAGCGTGACGACGAGGCTGTTGACGAAGTACCGGACCGTGTCGGTCGACCCGAGGAGGACGAGGAAGTTCCGGAGCGACGGCTCGGTGGGCAGCAGGTTCACCCGCCCGCCGGCGAACGTCGTCGCCGGCGACTGGATGGCGATGACCACCATCACGTACACCGGGATGATGGTGAACACCGAGATGAGAAGCGCCGTCAGGTAGACGGCGATTCGCTGGAGGCGTTTCTGGGTGTCGTGGGAGACGAGGCCGCGACCGGAGGACGTCGCCATCTCACGCCACCTCCTTTTCGGGGGCGAACGCCCGGAAGTAGACCACCGCGACGCCGGCGAGGAGGAAGAACATGACGCCGGCGAGCGCCGTCGCCATGCCGAAGTTCACCTCGCTGAACGCGAGTTGGTAGACGCGAATCGGGAGCGTCGTCGTCTGCTGGAGCGGGCCGCCGCGGGTCGAGAGGTAGATGATGTCGAACTTGTTGAACATCCAGATGCCCCTGACGAGGAGGATGATGAGAATCGCGCCGCGGAGGTGCGGAAAGGTGATGTCGCGGAACGCCTGCCACGTCGTCGCGCCCTCGACCCGCGCCCGTTCGTAGAGGTCGGGGTCGATGGCCTGCAAGCGCGCGAGCAGGATGAAGAAGGCGAAGCTGGCGAACTTCCAGACGCTCGTGACGACGACCGCCGGCATGGCGAACTCCAGGGTCGAGAAGAACGCGATGGGTTTGTCGATGAGCCCGGCGTCGACGAGGAACTGGTTCAGAATCCCGATGTTGGGGTCGAGGATGAACTTCCACATGAAGATGACAACGAGCGTCGGCAGGAGGTACGGGAAAATCATCAGCGTCCGCAGGGCGTCGCCGCCGCGGATGCGCTGATTGATGACGAGCGCGAGCCCCAGCCCGATGACGAGGCTCAGCCCCGTCGTCGCCACCGCGTAGACGACGCTGTTCCAGAGGAAGCCCCAGAACGCGCCGTTACCGAGGAGTTCGGCGTAGTTGCCGAGGCCGACGAACTCGGGGCTCCGCACCGGCGACGCGAACAGGCTCATCCCGAGCGCGTAGACGATGGGGATGACCCAGACCACGACGAAGAACGCGAGCATCGGGACGAAACACGCCGCCAACAGGAGCGTCGTGCCGTCCACGTCGCGCTCTCGGAGGGCCGACCCGGCGGCTTCCAACCGCGATTTGAGGGCCGTACTCATTGCAACCCGCGGAGTTGCTCGGCCAGCCAGTCGACCGTCTCGTCGGGCGTGAGCCCGCCGACGAGAAGCTGGTCCGCGGCCTGTCCGAAGAGCTGTTCGCTGTACGCGTCGGCCGCGACGATGTTCGGCGCGCCGTCGTCGCCCGTCGCGAGGACGCTCGTGAAGGCGTCCCAGTTGTCGCGGACGAGATTCATCACGTCGGGGTGCTGTTGGATGACCTCGTTTTCGGTCACCTCGGGCGCGTCGAGTTGCTCCCGCGTCGGCGGGAACTGGAACAGCGGCGCGGAGAGCACGAAGTCGAAGAAGCGCGACGAACTCGTGAAGAAGTCGACGAACGCCTGCGCGCCCTCGGTGTTCTGGCCGTCGTTGCGGACGAGGTGACCCTCCATGTACGCCCACCACTTGTCCTGCGCCGCCCCGCTCGGCACGGGGAACGGCATCGGACTGAGGTTCTCGACGAGGTCGGGGCGGTTGGCCTGAATCGTGAGGATGGGGAGGCCGCCGACGCTGGCGATGGCCGCGGCGTTCTCCTGTTGGAGCGCGCCGATGGCGTCGCCCCACGCCCACCCCGAGCCGTTCGGCGAGTGCTCGGCCATCGACTGGACCCACTCGAACGTCTCGACGGCCGCCTGTCGGTTGTCGTCGTCGTCGAGTCTGACCTCGATGCCGTCGGAGGGGCCGCCGTAAATCTCCACGTCGTTCTGCCAGAGGTACTGCGTCATCTGGGTGTCGGCGTTGTTCGTCTGGCCCGACTGGACGACGTAACCCTCCATCGACTCGTTGGCCGACACCTCGCCAGCGGCCTCGACCCACTCGCTCCACGACGCGGGCAACTCCGAGTACACGTCGTTTCGGTACCAGCCCATGAGCGGTTCGACCATCGCGGCCGCGAAGTACGACTCGCCGCCGACGGTGACCGGGTCAGGGAGGTCGTTATCTTGGACGGCCCCCGTGACCGGCGCGAGGACGCCGTCGCGCTGAAGTCGATACGCGTCCGTCGAGGTGTCGAAAAGCAGGTCCGGCGGGTTGCCCGCGGCGACCATCTTCTGCATCTCGGCGTCCGAGGAGGTCCCCTTCGCCGTGTAAATCATCTCGACCGTGTGGTCGGTCTCCTCCTCGAACTCGGCGATGATTTCGTCCATCACGTCCTTCGAGTCGCCGCGGTCCGAGAGGTATCGAATCGGCTCGTTGGAGTCGCCGCCACCGCCGCCGAGACAGCCAGCCGTCGTCACCGCCGCCGCGCTCCCGACCGCCGCGAGGAACGTCCGGCGCGACGACCCGCGCGTTTTCCGCCCGTCTCCACCACGAGAGTGATTCCCATCTATCATGGTAATTGCAAACAATACGTACACCGGTAGAGGCCACGGGAGTAGTGCCTACCCCTGTTGGCTCTTTATACTGGTTTCCGGATATCTGGTGACGTGTTTCAGGTGTACTAGGCGCTTAAAATTCGGAGCGCAGCGTGCGCCGGGGGCCGAGCCGGTCCGGTCGCGGTCAGGTGCTGTCGGGGTTCGCGGGCGTCGTCGCGTCGGCGAGCGCGTCGCTGAGGAGTTTCTTTTCGGCCCGTCGGAGGTGTTCCAACACGGTCGGTCTGCTCACCTCAAACGCCGCCGCGATTTCCTCGACCGTGACGCCCCGCGGCCAGTCGTAGTAGCCGCGTTCGAGCGCGTAGCCGACGACCTCGGCCTGCCGCTTCGAGAGCCGCGTCGAGGGGCCGACGAAGGGTTTCAGCCGCCGGAGTTCGACGGTGCCGAGCGACCGGAGGCCCGAGATGATAGCCTTGAGGTCGGCCCGGCGGAAGACGACCACGTCGAAGACGCGCGAGCGACCGTAGAACTGGCTCATCCGCTGGAGCATCCCATGGTTCTCTCGGATGACGGGGAGCGCGCCGGACGGCCGCTTGGTGATGAGCAGTTGGTCGTCGCCGACGAGTTCGAGGTCGCTGACGGCCTCGCTGGCGGCGAGCCGGTCGGCCATCTCGTCGCGGTGCTCCCCGGCGTCGACGACGAAGCGGATGTCCGTCTCGCCGAGCACCTCGCAGTTCGTCACGACGACCGGCCCGTCGACGAGGTCGCTCACGTGCGACAGCACGTAATCCTCGTTCAGTTCGAGGAGGATGGTCGCGCGAAGCATCGCTATCGAGACCTCCGGCTGTCGGGGCTGGACAGGCGTCCGAGACGGTCCTGTTCGACCACGGCTACCACGCCGATACGTCGCCCGCGGGTAATAGCTGTATCCCGAGGCGGACGACCCGGCGTCCGCGACCCGCGCGGGTCACTCCTCGTCGGGTGACACCGTGATGACGGGAACCGGGGCGCTCCGAACCGTCTGCTCGGCGACGCTCCCGAGGAGAATTCTGTCGACGCCGCTCCGCCCGGTCGTCCCCATGACGACGGCGTGGATGTCGTTACCTTCGACGTACTCCCGAATCGCCTCGCTCGGCGAGCCGTGTTCGATGGTTTCCGCGAGCTTCGTGACGCCGTGTTCGTTCGCCTCCTCGACGACCTTCGAAATCGCCTCGTTCGCGCCGCGCTCGCTCTCCTCGCCGGAGAGCATCGACCGCACGTCGAACCCGAGCGCGGAGTCGTCGACGACCGAGAGGACGTGGACCGTCGCGTCGAGTTCGGCGGCGAGCGCGAGTCCGTGGCTCGTCGCCCGCTTCGTCGAGCGACTCCCGTCGGTCGGGATGAGGATGCGGTCGTAGGGGAACGTCAGCTCCTCGTCGGGCTTCATGCGGGCGGTGAGCACCGGCCGGTCCGACAGGCGGACGACCTTCTCCGTGACGCTCCCGCGAAGCTGTCGCGAGATACCCTCCCGACCGTGGGTCGGCATCACGACGAGGTCGTAGTCGTACTCCTCGGCGTACTCGACGATGGTCGGTGCGGGGTTGCCTTGTACCACGTCCGTCGAGTAATCGACGCCGAGGTTTTGGAGCGTCTCCGCCGCCTCGTCGACGACGCTCTCGCCCTCGCGTTCGAGCGCGTCGACCACGTCGTTCCCGACCACGGTGACGCTGTCGCGGGTCGTGTCGGCGACGAAGAGCAGTCGTATCTCCGCGTCGTCCCAGTGGGCGAGTTCGCTGGCGTGGTGGAGAACCGCGCTCGACGACGTGCTCTCGTAGACGGGCAGGAGGATGCGCTCGTACATGGCTTGTCATACACCCGGTCGCGGGTAAGTCCTTTCGCCGGGCGGCGTTCGCGGACCGCCCGCCGCCGGCGTCACGACCATCGGCGCGCCACACAGTTATCAGACGGCAGTGACAACCGAACGGTGATGGCACCGACGGATGAGTCACCTCGGGGCGGCGAAACGCGGCCGCGACGCAACCGGCGGCACCGACGCCGGCAACGCGACGACGACGAGACCGGGGTCGACGCGTGGCTCGACGCGACGGTCTACTTCGGGCTCGGACAGCACCTGCTTCTGGCGCTGCCGATGCTCTGGGTCGCCTTCATGACCGTCTCGACCCCGGTGGCGGTCACGACCGCGGCCGTCGTCTCGCTGGCGGTCGCCTGTCTCGCCATCGGCGCGCTCCGGTTGGACGCCGTCTCGGTCGGCGCGCCGTGGCACCGAATCGAAGACAACGAAATCGGTCTCGGCCCCGACGCAGGCTACGGTTTTCTCGTCCGTCGGGCGGCCTATCTGAACGCGACGCTCGGCCTCGGGACGTTCCT
This genomic stretch from Haloferax volcanii DS2 harbors:
- a CDS encoding carbohydrate ABC transporter permease produces the protein MATSSGRGLVSHDTQKRLQRIAVYLTALLISVFTIIPVYVMVVIAIQSPATTFAGGRVNLLPTEPSLRNFLVLLGSTDTVRYFVNSLVVTLGSTVLSTTIAVAAGYGLTRFDFTGKSLAARAVLFSYMFSPIVLAIPLYVVFSTLGLLNSHFALTLALTAISAPFCIWLMWQYFQTVPIALEESAWVRGASRWRTVRDVVLPVARPGYISAAIFAFAVAWNDFTMARVVMSRDEMYTITVGASLFLDRVSIGWGETMAVSLLISIPPFLIALFLQRYLLQGFSVGGLE
- a CDS encoding universal stress protein, whose amino-acid sequence is MYERILLPVYESTSSSAVLHHASELAHWDDAEIRLLFVADTTRDSVTVVGNDVVDALEREGESVVDEAAETLQNLGVDYSTDVVQGNPAPTIVEYAEEYDYDLVVMPTHGREGISRQLRGSVTEKVVRLSDRPVLTARMKPDEELTFPYDRILIPTDGSRSTKRATSHGLALAAELDATVHVLSVVDDSALGFDVRSMLSGEESERGANEAISKVVEEANEHGVTKLAETIEHGSPSEAIREYVEGNDIHAVVMGTTGRSGVDRILLGSVAEQTVRSAPVPVITVSPDEE
- a CDS encoding helix-turn-helix domain-containing protein gives rise to the protein MLRATILLELNEDYVLSHVSDLVDGPVVVTNCEVLGETDIRFVVDAGEHRDEMADRLAASEAVSDLELVGDDQLLITKRPSGALPVIRENHGMLQRMSQFYGRSRVFDVVVFRRADLKAIISGLRSLGTVELRRLKPFVGPSTRLSKRQAEVVGYALERGYYDWPRGVTVEEIAAAFEVSRPTVLEHLRRAEKKLLSDALADATTPANPDST
- a CDS encoding ABC transporter substrate-binding protein encodes the protein MTTAGCLGGGGGDSNEPIRYLSDRGDSKDVMDEIIAEFEEETDHTVEMIYTAKGTSSDAEMQKMVAAGNPPDLLFDTSTDAYRLQRDGVLAPVTGAVQDNDLPDPVTVGGESYFAAAMVEPLMGWYRNDVYSELPASWSEWVEAAGEVSANESMEGYVVQSGQTNNADTQMTQYLWQNDVEIYGGPSDGIEVRLDDDDNRQAAVETFEWVQSMAEHSPNGSGWAWGDAIGALQQENAAAIASVGGLPILTIQANRPDLVENLSPMPFPVPSGAAQDKWWAYMEGHLVRNDGQNTEGAQAFVDFFTSSSRFFDFVLSAPLFQFPPTREQLDAPEVTENEVIQQHPDVMNLVRDNWDAFTSVLATGDDGAPNIVAADAYSEQLFGQAADQLLVGGLTPDETVDWLAEQLRGLQ
- a CDS encoding carbohydrate ABC transporter permease; translation: MSTALKSRLEAAGSALRERDVDGTTLLLAACFVPMLAFFVVVWVIPIVYALGMSLFASPVRSPEFVGLGNYAELLGNGAFWGFLWNSVVYAVATTGLSLVIGLGLALVINQRIRGGDALRTLMIFPYLLPTLVVIFMWKFILDPNIGILNQFLVDAGLIDKPIAFFSTLEFAMPAVVVTSVWKFASFAFFILLARLQAIDPDLYERARVEGATTWQAFRDITFPHLRGAILIILLVRGIWMFNKFDIIYLSTRGGPLQQTTTLPIRVYQLAFSEVNFGMATALAGVMFFLLAGVAVVYFRAFAPEKEVA